A region from the Panicum hallii strain FIL2 chromosome 1, PHallii_v3.1, whole genome shotgun sequence genome encodes:
- the LOC112900013 gene encoding phosphoenolpyruvate carboxylase kinase 1-like gives MTAGGEEALRREYVIGDEIGRGRFGTVRRCYAAATGAPFALKSTPKAPLRALEADPLDLALAEQEPKVHLLVSAPPPASRHVVALHAAFEDADAVHLVLDLCEGGDLFSLVSAGPLPEPEAADLAAQLADALAGCHRRGVAHRDVKPDNLFFDASGALRLGDFGSAGWFGDGCPMTGLVGTPYYVAPEVVAGKEYTEKVDVWSAGVVLYVMLSGTVPFYGATAGEIFEAVLRGNLRFPPRAFAGVSPEAKDLMRRMLCKDVSRRFSAEQVLRHPWIVSRGGSAAVAC, from the exons ATgaccgccggcggcgaggaggcgctGAGGCGGGAGTACGTCATCGGCGACGAGATCGGCCGCGGCCGCTTCGGGACCGTCCGCCGCTGCTACGCCGCCGCCACGGGGGCGCCCTTCGCGCTCAAGTCCACGCCCAAGGCGCCGCTGCGGGCGCTCGAGGCGGACCCGCTGGACCTCGCGCTCGCGGAGCAGGAGCCCAAGGTCCACCTCCTCgtgtccgcgccgccgcccgccagccGCCACGTCGTCGCGCTCCACGCCGCCTTCGAGGACGCCGACGCCGTCCACCTCGTGCTCGACCTCTGCGAGGGCGGGGACCTCTTCTCCCTCGTCTCCGCGGGCCCGCTCCCGGAGCCCGAGGCGGCCGACCTCGCGGCCCAGCTCGCCGACGCGCTCGCGGGCTGCCACCGCCGCGGGGTCGCGCACCGCGACGTCAAGCCGGACAATCTCTTCTTCGACGCCAGCGGCGCGCTCAGGCTCGGCGACTTCGGCTCCGCGGGGTGGTTCGGGGACGGCTGCCCCATGACGGGGCTCGTCGGGACGCCCTACTACGTGGCGCCCGAGGTGGTGGCCGGGAAGGAGTACACCGAGAAGGTGGACGTGTGGAGCGCCGGGGTGGTGCTCTACGTGATGCTCTCCGGGACCGTGCCCTTCTACGGCGCCACCGCGGGGGAGATCTTCGAGGCCGTGCTCCGCGGCAACCTGCGATTCCCGCCGCGCGCCTTCGCGGGGGTCTCGCCGGAGGCCAAGGACCTCATGCGCCGCATGCTCTGCAAGGACGTCTCCCGCAGGTTCTCCGCCGAGCAAGTCCTAA GGCACCCATGGATCGTGTCCCGCGGGGGAAGTGCGGCGGTGGCCTGCTGA